The Algoriphagus halophilus genome window below encodes:
- the queG gene encoding tRNA epoxyqueuosine(34) reductase QueG, which yields MTPAEKHASLIKSIANRLGFDFCGIAKAGFLEEEAPRLEEWLSRNYQGEMGYLANHFDKRLDPTKLVEGAKTVVSLVYNYYPETSLPESPESIKLAKYAYGEDYHFVIKDKLKDFLEILRNEIGEIEGRAFVDSAPVMERQWAQKAGLGWIGKNSLLLNKKQGSFFFLAELIIDLEVTPDTPLTKDYCGTCTACIDACPTDAIVQPSVVDGSRCISYLTIELKDAIPNEFKGKMDNWAFGCDICQDVCPWNRFSKPHQESKFKPHPDLEGFTNQDWLELTDETFRKVFKKSAVKRTKFAGLKRNVEFLRSKE from the coding sequence ATGACTCCTGCCGAGAAACATGCTTCCCTGATCAAATCCATCGCCAATCGGCTCGGCTTTGACTTTTGTGGGATAGCAAAAGCTGGTTTTTTAGAAGAGGAGGCTCCTAGATTGGAAGAGTGGCTGAGCCGGAATTACCAAGGTGAAATGGGCTATTTGGCTAATCACTTTGACAAGCGACTGGATCCAACCAAACTGGTAGAGGGTGCTAAAACAGTAGTTTCACTTGTTTATAATTACTATCCTGAAACCTCACTTCCCGAGTCTCCAGAATCCATTAAACTCGCAAAATATGCGTATGGAGAGGATTATCATTTTGTAATCAAAGACAAACTCAAAGACTTCCTGGAAATCCTCCGGAATGAAATAGGAGAAATCGAGGGACGGGCATTTGTGGATTCGGCGCCCGTCATGGAACGTCAATGGGCACAAAAAGCAGGCTTGGGTTGGATCGGTAAAAACAGCCTTTTGCTGAACAAAAAACAAGGAAGCTTTTTCTTCTTGGCCGAATTGATTATCGATCTGGAGGTTACCCCGGACACCCCGCTCACCAAGGATTACTGCGGAACTTGCACTGCCTGTATAGATGCTTGCCCTACTGATGCCATTGTTCAGCCCAGTGTAGTAGATGGATCACGATGCATTTCCTATTTGACCATCGAGCTAAAAGATGCTATTCCCAATGAGTTTAAGGGAAAAATGGACAACTGGGCTTTTGGTTGTGATATCTGCCAGGATGTATGCCCTTGGAATCGGTTTTCCAAACCCCATCAAGAATCCAAATTCAAACCTCATCCAGATTTGGAAGGATTTACAAATCAAGATTGGTTGGAACTTACCGACGAAACATTTAGAAAAGTCTTTAAAAAATCTGCGGTAAAGCGCACCAAATTTGCTGGACTAAAAAGAAATGTCGAATTTCTTCGGTCAAAAGAATAG
- a CDS encoding n-acetylglutamate synthase, producing MNYDGKSFRPISNTENGETSEETIFHYKQEGKILSCDYSGGKIIKGHLIGIVNDAGEIDMRYHQINSQGELMTGVCTSVPELLENGKIRLHETWQWTSGDRSKGNSILEEI from the coding sequence ATGAATTACGATGGCAAATCTTTTCGCCCCATCAGCAATACAGAGAACGGGGAAACTTCTGAAGAAACCATTTTTCACTACAAGCAAGAAGGAAAAATTCTTTCCTGTGACTATTCTGGTGGAAAAATTATAAAAGGACATTTGATCGGGATTGTAAACGATGCCGGAGAAATTGATATGCGGTATCATCAGATCAATTCGCAAGGAGAACTGATGACAGGAGTCTGTACATCTGTTCCTGAGCTTCTGGAAAATGGAAAAATCCGCCTTCACGAAACCTGGCAATGGACTTCGGGAGACAGATCAAAAGGAAATTCAATTTTAGAGGAGATATAA
- a CDS encoding vWA domain-containing protein has translation MKGFRFTKFVPSQDPEKNTFDNLLNIFLQLVTMTGGDVAEALSWLTNLDNRYQLTNPNYGIGDFIDDLKSKGYLTEENQKGEIKITGKAEQTIRKSALEEIFGKLKRGKSGQHKTTHSGQGEERGTDRRAYEFGDNLDQIALTDSLRNAQANHGFGGDYLLTEDDLEVVENEYRSQTSTVLMIDISHSMILYGEDRITPAKKVAMALAELIKTRYPKDTLDIIVFGNDAWQIEIKDLPYLQVGPYHTNTVAGLELAMDLLRRRKNPNKQIFMITDGKPTCLKVGIKYYKNAFGIDSKILSETLKLAAQCRKLKIPVTTFMIASDPYLKEFVKEFTKVNNGNAYYSSLKGLGDLIFEDYRRNRTKRF, from the coding sequence ATGAAAGGATTCCGATTTACGAAATTTGTTCCCTCACAGGATCCGGAGAAGAACACCTTCGATAACCTGCTGAATATATTTTTGCAACTGGTTACCATGACGGGTGGAGATGTAGCTGAAGCGTTGAGTTGGTTGACCAACTTGGATAATCGATATCAACTGACCAATCCCAATTATGGAATCGGTGACTTCATAGACGATCTGAAAAGCAAAGGATACCTGACTGAGGAAAATCAAAAAGGAGAAATTAAAATTACCGGAAAAGCAGAGCAAACCATCCGAAAGTCTGCCTTGGAAGAAATATTCGGTAAACTCAAGCGAGGAAAATCCGGGCAACATAAAACCACTCACTCTGGACAAGGTGAAGAACGTGGCACTGATCGGCGAGCTTATGAATTCGGAGATAATTTGGATCAGATTGCCTTGACCGATTCATTGAGAAATGCACAGGCCAATCACGGATTTGGAGGAGATTATCTGCTTACAGAAGATGATTTGGAAGTGGTAGAAAACGAATACCGTTCTCAAACTTCGACCGTGTTGATGATTGATATTTCCCATTCCATGATTTTATATGGAGAAGACCGAATCACTCCTGCCAAAAAAGTCGCCATGGCATTGGCCGAATTGATCAAAACCCGTTATCCAAAAGACACTTTGGATATCATCGTCTTTGGAAATGATGCCTGGCAAATAGAAATCAAGGATTTGCCTTATCTACAAGTGGGCCCTTACCATACCAATACCGTTGCAGGGTTGGAGCTAGCCATGGACCTCTTGCGAAGAAGAAAAAACCCTAACAAGCAGATTTTCATGATTACCGATGGGAAGCCTACCTGTTTAAAAGTGGGGATTAAATACTATAAAAACGCTTTTGGGATAGACAGTAAGATTCTTAGTGAGACGCTGAAATTGGCTGCTCAATGCAGGAAACTAAAAATCCCAGTAACCACCTTTATGATTGCTTCTGATCCATATCTGAAGGAATTTGTCAAAGAATTTACCAAAGTAAACAACGGGAATGCCTATTACAGCAGTCTGAAAGGACTGGGCGACCTGATTTTTGAAGATTATAGAAGAAACCGAACCAAACGCTTTTAA
- a CDS encoding DUF1304 domain-containing protein, giving the protein MALLTDILIGLIAALHLYFLYFEMFAWDTIGRKTFKQIPPEVFPKTKVLAANQGLYNGFLVAGLIWSLLIEDHHWSFYIAIFFLSCVLIAGIYGALTASKKIFWIQGFPALIALILIHLKW; this is encoded by the coding sequence ATGGCACTTCTAACAGACATCCTAATTGGCTTAATTGCAGCACTGCATCTCTATTTCTTATACTTCGAAATGTTCGCTTGGGATACCATTGGCCGCAAGACCTTTAAACAAATACCCCCCGAAGTATTCCCTAAAACCAAAGTATTAGCTGCTAACCAGGGTTTGTACAATGGATTTTTGGTAGCAGGGCTCATTTGGTCTTTATTGATTGAAGATCATCATTGGTCATTTTATATCGCAATTTTCTTCTTGAGCTGTGTGTTAATAGCGGGAATTTATGGAGCCTTGACTGCGAGCAAAAAAATCTTTTGGATTCAGGGTTTTCCTGCTTTGATCGCGTTGATTTTAATTCATTTAAAATGGTAA
- a CDS encoding P-loop NTPase family protein: MEYQKLTGKELKQIKTLGQLKAAGYQPKSIKEELRDNLIQKIKAKENVFEGIWGYEDTVIPDIERAILSRHNINLLGLRGQAKTRIARIMTQLLDEYVPVVFGSELNDDPMAPLSTYAKEKIEEKGEDTPVAWWHRDDRYTEKLATPDVSVADLIGDVDPIKAATMKLSYNDERVIHYGLVPRSHRSIFVINELPDLQARIQVALFNILQEGDIQIRGFKLRLPLDIQFVFTANPEDYTNRGSIVTPLKDRIESQIITHYPKSIEIGRRITSQEANLKGKPVENILVPELMKDLIEQIAIEARASEYVDEKSGVSARLTISAYENLISAAERRMYMNGESNTMVRIADLIGVIPAITGKVELVYEGEQEGAGIVAYSLIGKAIRSQFVNYFPSPEQKKKSKEGNPYVIPLAWFGEGNELDILASQSDKDYKTALQSVPGLEEVVTGMVKNLPEKEKEFFMEFALHGLAEYSQLSKKMLDTGLKFKDLFSSMFDMGPGDPDDFEEDDL, from the coding sequence ATGGAATACCAAAAATTGACTGGAAAAGAACTCAAGCAAATAAAAACATTAGGTCAGCTTAAGGCGGCCGGATACCAACCCAAATCCATTAAAGAAGAACTTCGTGACAATCTGATTCAAAAAATCAAAGCCAAAGAAAATGTTTTTGAAGGAATCTGGGGATATGAGGATACGGTGATTCCAGATATAGAACGCGCCATTTTATCCAGGCACAACATCAATTTATTGGGTCTTCGTGGACAGGCGAAAACTAGGATTGCCAGAATTATGACTCAACTATTGGATGAATATGTTCCGGTGGTTTTTGGTTCAGAATTGAATGATGATCCAATGGCACCCTTGAGTACCTATGCAAAAGAGAAAATTGAAGAAAAGGGTGAAGATACACCTGTTGCTTGGTGGCATCGAGATGATCGATATACCGAGAAATTGGCTACACCCGATGTGTCGGTGGCAGATTTGATTGGAGATGTAGATCCCATCAAAGCAGCAACTATGAAATTGAGCTACAATGATGAACGTGTCATTCATTATGGGTTGGTGCCTCGCTCCCATCGCTCCATTTTTGTGATCAATGAATTACCGGATTTACAGGCAAGAATTCAGGTAGCCTTGTTCAATATTTTACAGGAAGGTGACATTCAAATTCGTGGTTTCAAATTGAGATTGCCTTTGGATATCCAGTTTGTCTTTACCGCAAATCCCGAGGACTATACCAACCGAGGAAGTATTGTCACTCCTTTAAAAGACAGGATTGAAAGTCAGATCATTACCCATTATCCGAAGTCTATTGAAATAGGTAGAAGAATCACTTCTCAAGAAGCGAATCTGAAAGGGAAGCCAGTAGAAAACATTTTGGTGCCGGAATTGATGAAAGATTTGATTGAGCAAATTGCCATCGAAGCAAGAGCTTCAGAATACGTGGATGAGAAAAGTGGTGTTTCTGCCCGATTGACTATTTCTGCTTATGAAAATCTGATTTCAGCAGCGGAAAGGAGAATGTATATGAATGGGGAATCCAATACCATGGTTCGAATTGCCGATTTGATAGGAGTAATACCAGCCATTACAGGTAAAGTGGAGTTGGTGTATGAAGGAGAACAGGAAGGTGCTGGAATTGTAGCATATAGCTTGATTGGAAAAGCAATCCGTTCGCAGTTTGTGAATTACTTTCCTTCTCCAGAACAAAAGAAAAAGTCCAAAGAAGGAAACCCATATGTCATTCCACTAGCTTGGTTTGGAGAGGGAAATGAACTGGATATTTTGGCTTCTCAATCCGACAAGGATTACAAGACTGCATTACAATCTGTTCCGGGATTGGAAGAAGTGGTCACTGGAATGGTGAAAAATTTGCCGGAAAAAGAGAAGGAATTCTTTATGGAATTTGCCCTACATGGACTGGCAGAATATTCTCAATTGAGTAAAAAAATGCTGGATACCGGATTGAAATTCAAGGACCTATTCAGCTCCATGTTTGATATGGGGCCTGGGGATCCAGACGATTTCGAAGAGGATGATTTATAA
- the metE gene encoding 5-methyltetrahydropteroyltriglutamate--homocysteine S-methyltransferase: protein MQTHNLGYPRIGSNRELKKACESYWSGKITLHELQSVGESIRKQNWKLQQEVGIDLIPSNDFSFYDQVLDMSLMVGAIPDRYHEVILQKGNNELDLYFAMARGYQQNGLDITAMEMTKWFDTNYHYIVPEFRKDQQFKLFSTKAIQEYNEAKHTGISTKPVLIGPVSYLLLGKEKESGFDRIDLIKNLLPVYLEILKKLDANHVEWVQFDEPFLAIELGAKEKKALHFAYSEIKKVFPSLKIILANYFDCFGENLETALSLPVHTLHLDLVRCPSQLHDILDSGKLGGQKHLSLGLIDGRNIWMNDFQKSLFYIQKAVDQIGSDRVWVAPSCSLIHSPCDLALETNEKSLAPQIKEWLAFAKQKIEEVVCLKKLAEKDPSLEALEQLGQNQRAIENRKTSTLIHNEQVKSRVKAINSRDDQRQSPFSIRQGIQKKALDLPLFPTTTIGSFPQTKEVRSWRARFKKGDLSREDYERLLEDETRESIVWQESIGMDVLVHGEFERNDMVEYFGEQLAGFAFTKNGWVQSYGSRCVKPPIIYGDVHRPAAMTVRWSAFAQSLTDKLVKGMLTGPVTILQWSFVRNDQPRSQTCTQIALAIRDEVVDLEKAGIKVIQIDEPAIREGLPLRKSDWQEYLNWAVRAFRISASGVKDETQIHTHMCYSEFNDIIQNIADMDADVITIECSRSQMELLDAFGQFNYPNEIGPGVYDIHSPRVPSRAEMVDLMEKAKEVIPVSNLWVNPDCGLKTRHWEETKKALTEMVGAAKDLREAMIESVS, encoded by the coding sequence ATGCAAACGCACAATCTTGGCTACCCGCGAATTGGTAGCAACCGAGAACTCAAAAAAGCCTGCGAGTCTTATTGGTCAGGCAAAATCACGTTACATGAATTACAAAGTGTCGGCGAGTCCATCCGAAAACAAAACTGGAAACTTCAGCAGGAGGTAGGAATTGATTTGATTCCTTCCAATGATTTTTCCTTTTACGATCAGGTATTGGATATGTCATTGATGGTGGGAGCGATTCCAGATCGTTACCATGAGGTGATTTTACAAAAAGGGAATAATGAACTGGACTTGTATTTTGCCATGGCCAGAGGGTATCAACAAAATGGGTTGGATATCACTGCTATGGAAATGACCAAGTGGTTTGATACCAATTATCATTACATCGTTCCCGAATTTAGAAAAGACCAACAGTTCAAGTTGTTTTCTACAAAGGCAATTCAGGAATATAACGAAGCTAAACATACTGGAATTTCCACCAAGCCGGTATTGATAGGTCCTGTTTCTTATTTATTGTTGGGTAAAGAAAAAGAGTCCGGATTTGATCGGATAGATTTAATCAAAAATCTTCTTCCAGTGTATCTGGAAATACTAAAAAAGTTGGATGCAAACCATGTAGAATGGGTTCAATTTGATGAACCATTTTTAGCGATCGAATTGGGTGCGAAAGAGAAGAAAGCTCTTCACTTTGCTTATTCAGAAATAAAAAAAGTTTTTCCTTCCCTAAAAATCATTTTGGCCAATTACTTTGACTGTTTTGGGGAAAATCTGGAAACTGCACTTTCACTTCCAGTTCATACGCTTCATTTAGACTTAGTGAGATGTCCTTCCCAGCTACACGACATCTTGGATTCTGGAAAACTCGGAGGGCAAAAGCACCTTTCTTTAGGCCTCATAGATGGTAGGAATATTTGGATGAATGATTTTCAGAAGTCACTTTTTTATATCCAAAAGGCGGTGGATCAAATTGGTTCAGATCGAGTGTGGGTTGCTCCTTCTTGCTCTCTGATTCATTCACCTTGTGATTTAGCATTGGAAACCAATGAAAAATCTCTTGCACCCCAGATTAAAGAATGGTTGGCGTTTGCGAAGCAAAAAATCGAAGAAGTAGTATGCCTGAAAAAGCTGGCTGAGAAAGATCCCTCCTTGGAAGCACTCGAACAATTAGGGCAAAATCAGCGCGCTATTGAGAATAGAAAGACTTCCACTTTGATCCACAACGAACAAGTGAAAAGTAGGGTCAAAGCGATCAACTCAAGGGATGATCAACGCCAAAGCCCCTTTTCTATCCGTCAGGGAATACAGAAAAAAGCTTTAGACCTTCCTCTTTTTCCCACTACCACGATAGGATCTTTTCCTCAGACCAAGGAGGTCCGATCCTGGAGAGCGAGATTTAAAAAAGGAGATCTTAGCCGAGAGGATTATGAAAGACTCTTGGAGGATGAAACCCGGGAGTCTATCGTATGGCAGGAATCGATCGGGATGGATGTATTGGTTCATGGAGAATTTGAGCGAAATGACATGGTGGAATATTTTGGTGAACAGTTAGCCGGTTTTGCCTTTACCAAAAATGGGTGGGTTCAAAGTTATGGTAGCCGTTGTGTGAAACCTCCGATCATTTATGGAGATGTTCACAGACCTGCGGCAATGACTGTCCGCTGGTCAGCTTTTGCCCAATCTCTTACCGATAAGCTTGTAAAGGGCATGTTGACGGGGCCAGTAACTATATTACAATGGAGCTTTGTCAGAAATGATCAGCCAAGATCCCAAACATGTACCCAAATTGCATTGGCCATACGGGATGAGGTCGTGGATTTGGAAAAAGCTGGGATCAAAGTGATTCAAATAGATGAGCCCGCAATTCGTGAGGGGCTTCCCCTTCGTAAATCTGATTGGCAAGAATATTTAAATTGGGCTGTTCGAGCTTTTAGAATCTCTGCTAGCGGAGTTAAAGATGAAACGCAGATTCATACCCATATGTGTTATTCTGAGTTCAATGATATCATCCAGAATATTGCGGACATGGATGCCGATGTGATTACTATTGAGTGTTCTAGATCTCAAATGGAGCTGTTAGATGCATTTGGTCAATTTAATTATCCCAACGAAATCGGTCCAGGAGTTTATGATATCCATTCGCCAAGAGTACCGAGTAGGGCTGAAATGGTGGATTTAATGGAAAAAGCCAAAGAGGTAATTCCGGTGTCTAATTTATGGGTAAATCCCGATTGTGGATTAAAAACCCGCCATTGGGAAGAAACCAAAAAGGCCTTGACTGAAATGGTCGGTGCGGCAAAGGATTTAAGAGAAGCTATGATTGAATCTGTTTCTTAG